Proteins found in one Pelmatolapia mariae isolate MD_Pm_ZW linkage group LG7, Pm_UMD_F_2, whole genome shotgun sequence genomic segment:
- the rlig1 gene encoding RNA ligase 1, translating into MRRLGSVQQKIPCVFLTDVKEEQSRKRDCQQFQVVATENVNPVALEANIHSALATEKLDGTCCYVTVYKGQPYLWARLDRRPNKQTEKRFKKYQHSHKSCKGFTWNIEEDFKPVPETWIPAHGVKHHSGRPVPDEHGHIPGWVPVERDNKQYCWHSSVVDYNVGLALVLRPRRDNEDMLEITSVPLAELQEQTLELIGTNINGNPYGLGSKKQPVHCLVTHGSVPIRNPPPVDFQQLCSWFHENPDGRVEGIVWHCSDGTLIKVHRHHLGLKWPEANTCLGNKPTAIRVDAYGSTDLFTSFVALNGHSFSRLQDIHFEL; encoded by the exons ATGAGACGCCTGGGTTCCGTACAGCAGAAGATACCGTGTGTGTTTCTGACTGACGTGAAGGAAGAACAGTCCAGAAAACGCGACTGTCAG CAATTTCAGGTTGTTGCCACAGAAAATGTGAACCCTGTTGCTCTGGAGGCTAACATACATAGTGCGCTTGCCACTGAAAAACTTGATGGCACCTGTTGCTATGTTACAGTTTATAAAG GGCAGCCTTACCTGTGGGCTCGACTTGACAGaagaccaaacaaacaaacagagaagaGGTTTAAAAAGTACCAACATTCTCACAAAAGTTGTAAAG GTTTCACGTGGAACATAGAGGAAGATTTTAAACCGGTGCCAGAAACATGGATCCCAGCTCATGGAGTCAAACATCACAGCGGCCGTCCAGTGCCCGATGAACATGGACATATTCCAG GCTGGGTTCCAGTGGAGAGAGACAACAAGCAGTACTGCTGGCACTCCTCTGTGGTGGATTACAACGTTGGGCTTGCTCTTGTTCTCAGGCCTCGACGTGACAACGAAGACATGTTAGAAATCACATCAGTCCCATTAGCTGAGCTCCAAGAACAAACACTGGAGCTTATTGGAACCAATATCAATGGAAACCCCTATG GGCTGGGCAGCAAAAAGCAGCCTGTCCACTGCCTGGTTACACATGGGAGTGTTCCAATCAGAAACCCACCACCTGTGGACTTCCAGCAGCTGTGCTCCTGGTTTCACGAGAATCCAGACGGTCGAGTAGAGGGCATAGTCTGGCACTGCAGTGATGGCACTCTCATCAAG gtTCATCGTCATCACCTGGGACTGAAGTGGCCAGAAGCGAACACTTGCCTTGGAAACAAGCCGACGGCCATCCGTGTTGACGCTTATGGCAGCACAGACTTGTTTACATCGTTTGTAGCACTAAATGGACACAGCTTCAGCCGGCTTCAGGACATTCACTTTGAGCTATAA